Genomic segment of Nostoc sp. TCL240-02:
CTGATTTGCTTAAACAAGGAGAACGCGATTACTATAAACTGCTGCCCAATTTACCAGGAATCGGGAAGCAGTTATTTTTTTGGTTGGATGGCGATGGACGGTGGTTGAGTCGGGGAATTGCTAACTGTCGCGGTGAGGGGTTGGTAATTGCCATTGATACCGATCAAAAACTGGCACATCTACCTTGGGAAGTGCTGCATGATGGTGAGGATTTTTTGGTCAAGCGGGTTAATCCAGTGGTGTTACCTCTGCGCTGGATTGAGAAAGAAACAGAACCATTTTCTGTGGAACCACGACAATTGCGAGTATTGTTTATGGCAACCGACCCGGAAGATGTGCAACCAAAGTTAGAGTTTGAACAGGAAGAGGCGAGAATTCTGGCTGATACGCGAGATTTTGCTGTAGATTTGCGCGTGGAAGAAAGCGGTTGCGTTAGCGAGTTGGGTAAGGTGTGGAGTCGCTATCTTAATGACTTTGATGTGTTTCACCTCATAGGACACGCCTCAATTAAAGATGAAGCACCTTACACGCCTTACTTTATCACTGAGACGGAAATTGGGGAACGCCACGAAACCACAGCCGCAGAACTGGCCGAAGTCTTCCGGTTTCGCTTTCCCAAATTGGTGTTTTTATCTGGGTGTCGGACTGGACAAGCCGCAGATAAAGGGGCTGTCCCTTCTATGGCTGAGGCGCTAATTGCCCAAGGGGCGATCGCTGTTTTAAGTTGGGGGCGGCCTGTGGAAGATCGGACAGCCACAGCCGCCGCCGCGCACCTCTACGGGAAATTGGCGGCGGGATATGAATTAGCTGAAGCACTCGCTAGCACTTACCAGCAGTTGTTTAAACAGAATGTGCGTGACTGGCATTTGTTGCGGTTATATGTCCAGGGAGAATGTCCCGGTGCGTTGGTGGATGTGTTGGGAGATGTGCCACCCTCTGCGCCGGAACCTGCTTATCAACAGTTTTTAGATCCCGATACCCAACAGGTGCGGGTGGCGAAAACCTCTGAGTTTGTTGGCAGACGGCGGACTTTGCAACGTTGTCTCAAAGCTATTCGCACTTCATTAGGGGTACTTATTCACGGACTAGGGGGTGTGGGTAAGAGTACTGTGACGGCGCGACTTATAGAAAGGATGGTTGGCTATCACAGGCTGGTGAACTTTCGGCAACTGGATGAGGATAAATTGCTCAAAACCCTTGCTGAACAATGTACCTCGGAACGGGGGCATGAAATTCTCAATGGCAAGTTACCCTTGATGCAGCGCCTCACCAAGTTTTTCACTGAAGGACTGAATACCAAAGAACAGCGCTTTGCCTTTGTGCTGGATGACTTTGAGGCAAATTTGGAATTACGAAATGGGGTTTATGTCTTGCAACCACAAGTTGTGGATCTACTGCTGGCGTTGCTGAAGGCGATGCAAAATTCCCAACTTCCCCACAAGGTAATTATTACCTGTCGCTACGATTTCACATTGTCGGAACTGAATCATCGTCTGTACCGCGAACCTCTGGGCGCTTTGGCTGGGGCAGATTTAATTAAAAAGTATAATCGTCTGGATTCGTTTAATGGCAGTTGGCAATTTCAGCCAGATTTGCCGGAACGTGCCAAAAAAGCAGCAGATGGAAATCCTCGGCTGTTGGAATGGTTAGATAAGATTTTGCAAAATTCCCCGAAGTCGCCGGAAGCGGAGAGGGGAGTTGAGATGATTCTGCAAAAGATGGCAGATAAGGAAAAGGAATTTCGTGAGGATATTTTGGCAGAGGAATTGCTGAAGCAGCAAACTCCAGCTTTGCGGAAAATGCTGGGGAAGTTGTTGGTGTATGAGTTACCTGTTCCTCTAGCTGCTATTTCCCCGATTTGTGAGGATATCTCAAGTTGGGAAAGTCATATTCAACGCGCTGAAATTTTGGGTTTGTTGGAAGTTACGCTGACTAACAACCAAGAGAGGTTGTATCGTGTTCCCCGGATTTTGTCACCGTTGCTAGAGTTTCCAGAAAACCCCAAGGGTGAAGAGTTGTATAAACAAGCTGCACAAATTTTGTATCATATTTGGTGGGAGGCGAAAACTGCTACGGAAGAAGCGAAAACTGCTACGGAAGCACAAAAGTTAGAAATTCATCGCTTGGCGTTGTTGGGGAAGGATGAAGGAATTGCGGGGAGAATAGCAGAAGCTTTGACAGCTACTTGGAAAAATCAAGGCAGATTTAGAGAAGCTGTTAAACTGTGCAAATCCACATTAGAAGTTACACAAGATTATCGTGTTTTACATCAGTTAGCCCGAAATCAAGCACAACTGGGTGAAGTTAAACAAGCACAACAGTGTTATCAACAAGCACTAAAACTTTGTCCCGAAAAGGACGAAATACAAAAAGGCGGAATCATCCATAACTTAGCACGAATTTATGCCCAGCAAGGGGAAATAGAACAAGCGATCGCTCTCTTCCAGCAGTCTTTGGAAATTAAGGAATGCATTGGCGATGACCAAGGCCAAGCTGTTACTTTGCACGAACTAGCAGATATCTACGCCCAGCAAGGGAAAGTCAAACAAGCTATCGCTCTCTACCATCAGTCTTTGTATATCACTGAATGCAATGGCGATGTCAAAACTCAAGCCGCAACTTTGCACGGTCTAGCATATATCTACGCCCAGCAAGGGGAAGTTGAACAAGCTATCGCTCTGTTCCATCAGTCTTTGGAAATTGAAGAACGCATTGGCAATGTCCAAGGTCAAGCCGCAACTTTACACGAACTTGGACGTATCTACACCAACAAAGGGGAAATAGAACAAGGGATTGCTTTATTCCAGCAGTGCTTAAAAGTTTTTGAACGTATTGGCGATGCTCATTGGAAAGCAATAGCTTTGCGAAGTCTAGCAGATATCTATGCCCAGCAAGGGCGAGTAGAAACAGCGTTCGCTCTCTTACAGCAGTCTTTGGAAATTACTCAATGCATTGGCGATGTTCAAGGTCAAGCCACCACGTTGCACAAACTTGCAGGTATCTACACCGACACAGGGGATGTGGAACAAGCGATTGCACTTTTCAATCAGTCCTTGGAAATAACTCAACGCATTGGAGATGTCCAAACCAAAGCGGTGACGTTGCACGAACTGGGATATATCTACGCCAACAAAGGGGAGGTGGATGAAGCGATCACACTTTTCAATCAGTCTTTGGAAATATTTGAACGCATTGGAGATGTCCAAGGCAAAGCAGCGACGTTGCACGAACTGGCAATGATTTACGCTAACAAAGGGGAAGTGGATTAAGCGATCACACTCTACAATCAGTCTTTGGAAATAAAAGAACGTATTGGAAATATCCAAGGCAAAGCTGTGACGTTGCACCAACTGGCAATTATCTACGCCAACAAAGGGGAAGTGGATGAAGCGATCGCACTCTACAATCAGTCTTTGGAAATAACTGAACGCATTGGTGATGTCGAAAACAAAGCGGCGACGTTGCACTGTCTGGGAACGATCTACGCCAACAAAGGGGAAGTGGAGGAAGCGATCGCACTCTACAATCAGTCTTTGGAAATAAATGAACGCATTGGTGATGTCCAAGGCAAAGCAATGACTCTGTGGTGCTTAGGAGGTTTGGCAGAACAGCAGGGTGAATACACTAAAGCGATATCCTATTTGCAACCAGCTTTAGAGATTTTGCAGCGATTGCAGTCACCACACGCTGAAAGTGTGAGTGCAAGTCTTGATAGGGTAATGGGTAATTCGTAAAATGTCCAAGGTAAAGCGGCGACGTTGCACTGTCTGGGAATTCTCTACGCCGATAAAGGGAAAGTGGATGAAGCGATCGCACTCTACAATCAGTCTTTGGAAATAAATGAACGCATTGGTAATGTCCAAGGCAAAGCGGCGACGTTGCACCAACTGGGAATTCTCTACGCCAACAAAGGGGAAATTGATCAAGCGATCGCACTCTATAATCAGTCTTTGGAAATAAATGAACATATTGGTAATGTCCAAGGCAAAGCGGTGACGTTGCATAATCTAGCAGGTATCTACGCCAAGAAAGGGGATGTGGATGAAGCGATCGCACTTTTCAATCAGTCTTTGGAAATACTGAACGCATTGGAGATGTTCAACGCAAAGCGGCGAATTTGCACCAACTGGCAGGTATCTACGCCAACAAAGGGGAAGTGGATGAAGCGATCGCACTTTTCAATCAGTCTTTAGAAATATTTGAACGTATTGGAGATGTCCAAGGCAAAGCGATGACGTTGCACCAACTGGGAATGATCTATGCCAACAAAGGGGATGTGGAGTAGGGTGTTGACTTTGTAAGGAAATCGCCGAGAGGTGCCTTATTTTTGTTAAATGTTTTGTTGTCTATAGCCCAGTCAATATGTGCATTAAATATTTCTGCACACTAATTCATCAGATTCAAAAATCTTTCATCTGGTAAATCGACTCTTATAGAGACGATACGTTTCATATTATTAATAACTCGAAAAACTGTTATCAACAAACAGTTTCCAATTTGTCTCCCAGTGGTCTTCTAACTATCTACTTTTCCTAACTCTCTAAAAAATGGGCGAACCGGGGGTAATTACGAATTACGAATTACTTTAATTTACTACCTGGCTGCCATGACTGCGGGGGTCATCTTGACTAGCTGTTGGTGCTACTGGGGCTGAAAATTTGGAAACTTTCCCGCTAGCTTGAGCATAAGGAAGAGACGAACCAGTAACCAAAGCTTTTAAGTTACTAGCCATAATTGTGCGGGGTTGATCGCCGATCGCTTGAGCTATGGTTTCCCCTTGCTGACTCAAAAATACGAAATGGGGAATCCCGTCCACCCGATATTTCAGCATTTCAGGTAGCCACTTGGTATTATCCACATTCAGCATGACAAAATTCATCTTGTCAGCATACTCTGTTTCTAGTTGAGTGATATCTGGTGCCATTTTTTGACAGACAGTACACCAATCAGCATAAAACTCTACTAGAGATGGTTTGCCGTTGCTGACGGCTACTTCTAATGGTGTGGACGAATCGCTTAACTTGGCTAGGGTTGCTGAGGTTGTTTCAGTTCGCAATCCTAAGACGAGGGCAACGCTAAGAGCGATCGCTACCATTACAACTAAGAAGTTTCTCAAACGCTTCCCTAATGAAGATTCAGACTTATCGGGAGAATCAACAGGTGAATCAGTACTCATAACAGAATTATTAAAACTTATTAAGCAATTTCTTCTTTAGTCTAGCTGACTCCAGCCGCTCTTTAATACGTAATTTGATACTCAAAATAGTTATTAGAGGCTATTCATAAAGTAAAAATAAAATTCTTGTAGGGTTGTTAGGCGCATTCGATATAGTCTGTTACGAAAAATATGACTCTCGCGCCTAACGCACCGTGTTATGTAGCGGTGAACACCCTACTTAAGATTTATACCATTCATAACTTAGTGTTTTTATTTACCAAAGCGACGCTCTATATCATCTGCTTGGGAACCACCGCGAACTGAGTTAATCCGTAACGAGGTCTTATCTTTAGAAATGTTATAAGTTAAAGGCTTTGTCTTAGATATTCGCGCTTCACCCTCTTTAGCCAAAGTCTGGGGTGGATACTTAATAATTAAAGCTTTGATTGCCTCAATTCGTTTGGGTACTGCTGGATGAGTTGTATCAAATTCAGAACCAGGAGTTTGTGCCAAAACCTGCATTACTCTTAAACATCCTTCTGGTTCAAAGCCTGCTTTGACAGAAGCTATATAGCCAATTTCATCAGCTTCAAACTCTTGTTGTCGTTCTTGTTCTGCTAAACGCTGTTCTAACTCTTTTTTCTTTCTCTCAACAATCTCATTAATGCGTTGCTGTGATTCTACTTGTCGTTGAGCGCCCTGATTACCAAGAACTGAACCCAGCAAACCACCAAAAGTTCCTCCAACTACACGATTCACAACAGCACCGCCAACGTTAGCAGCTGTTGACTCTTGGTTTGCAGCTTCTTTTTCTCCGAGTACTTCTTTGGTTGCTTCTTCTTGAATTTTGGCAATTAACTCAGTTTTTTTAGCTTCACCAACAGCAATGTGACGCTTGGTGTGATGTCCCATTTCATGGGCAACTACACAAGCTAATGCTGAAGAATCACCAGCTAACTGGTCAAGTATGCCATCGTAAATGGCAACCAAATTAACGTCACTTGCATAGGCATTGACATCATACTTGGGAACAGCCACAACCCGCCAAGGACGATTATCTAATTCGTTGGCACGTGCTACTCTATCTATGACGCGATAGAGGGTATAAAAATCTTCAGGTAATTCTTTTTTAGCTTGCTGGTAAATTGTTGTAGCTGTGGGTGCTGCTTTCTTTGGTTGGACTGGTTTAGCCTGGACTGGCAGTATTGCAGAGAACAAAAGTAGGCACAAGGAGCTAGTAGTTAGGAGTGTTCTGTCCCAGTTCAGCATTATTGTTGATACCTCTGTAATATAAGGATTATTTTTATACAATAATGCAAAATATATTTTGTGTAAATTTAAGATTTACAAAAGTACTACAGACCGAAGTCCGTTTGAGCAGACTTCGGTCTGTTGGCGTGAGCGACGGTAGCCATGTCAGTGAAGCTGCGTAGGCATAGCCTATCATAGACATCGCTGTTACTCAGACGTACAAGTTAGGTTGATATTTACAGTTTGTGTTGGCGTAATCGCTCTACTATATAATCTTCTAGTTCTTGTTTTTCTCTGTTACTGGCATTTCGTTGATAGGTTCTTCCTGTTTCTTGAATAAACTTACGTTTCTCGCTTGGAGAAGATTTGACTTTACCTCCAGTTCCTTGCAGCTTTTGCTGTAATTCTTCCCAAGTCTTTTCGCCCACACTTTCACCTAGTTTGACAAGTACCTTTGGTAGTAATGTTTTTGCCTCTCTCTGAAAATCTTCTTCTGTCTCAAGAGAAGCTAAATCTATATTGCTGAAGTCGATATCGATTTGAAACTTACTCATAGAATTGTATTTGTTCTTTTAACGATTATTACCACAACAAGGAAAAGATAAGTTTTATTTTGCTATCAATCGTAGATAGGATACGAAGATAACATGATTGAGCAGCTAGTAGATGGTAGGGAGCGGTTAACTTTGCACTGACAAGTATCGCTAATGCTTTGCACGTGGGCGTTTGCCTGCTTGAACCTATGAAATAAACTATATGGAAGCTTTCGTCACGAACTTGACGACTGTACTTGCTACAGCAGTTGATATCTTTACTGGCATTATCATTGGTATAGCCGTCTTGGAAGCCGTAGCCAAGATCCTGGTTTTTTTCTTCAGCCGCCGTAAAAAGTTGAATGAGGCTAAAGAGGAAATTCGGCTATCACTGGGTATGTGGCTGGCTCTTTCCCTTGAGTTTGCATTGGCTGCTGACATTTTACGTAGTACGATCGCTCCAACTTGGGACGAAATTGGTAAACTAGCTGCCATCATTGCGCTACGAACAATTCTGAATTTCTTTTTGGCAAAAGAAATTGAGCAAGCAAAGAATAAAAAGAACGATATCAAGGATGAATCTTTTTAATTTCTCAGTATGGGCAGTAATCATCCAATTTTTAGGTTCTTTAGTGATCGCTGCTTATGTCTTCGCTGCCATCCTTTCTCTAATTCTCAGGTGTAATGTTTATCAGGCGAGACTTATAGTAGCAGAAGGGGTGGTCACAAGTTTAAACTTTATGGTTGCAGCAACTCTGCTAAAGACAATTAATCTGCGAACTTGGAGGCAAATTCTAGTCTTTAGCTTAATCCTATTAATCCGCATTTTTCTTAAGAAGTTATTTGTGTGGGAGAAAATGCAAATTCTGACAATAAAATCTCGCGTTTAATGAGTCAAAAAAGTTTTTACTAATAATTTAAGACTGCCATATCAGAAAGATTTTACATATAGTTAATGCCTGCATAACCAAGTTAGCAATATTAAAAATGCTATCTTAAAGCAAAGGTCATTTGCTCAATTTTTGAGGAAAACACTATGACTACAACGCTCATAGAGTCTAGTTCTATCGAGTCATTGCTAGGTAAAGAGGCTGAAGACCTGCTTACCTACAAAGCAAAGGTTTCTCAGGATTTACTACATTTACCGGGGCCAGATTTTGTAGATCGAATTTGGATCAACAGCGATCGCAATCCTCAAGTATTGCGTAATATCCATTTACTTTACTCTACTGGTCGTCTGGCAAACACAGGTTATCTCTCGATTTTACCTGTAGACCAAGGGATTGAACATTCTGCTGGTGCGTCTTTTGCGCCCAATCCAATTTACTTTGACCCAGAAAATATTGTTAAGCTAGCGATCGCCGCAGATTGCAATGCTGTTGCTACCACCTTGGGGACATTAGGTATAGTTTCGCGCAAGTATGCCCACAAAATTCCCTTCATTGCCAAAATCAATCACAACGAATTGCTGACTTTCCCTAATCAATTTGACCAGGTATTGTTTGCTGATGTGGAACAAGCTTGGAATTTAGGGGCGGCGGCAGTAGGTGCGACAATCTACTTCGGTTCAGACCAGTCTACCAGACAAATCCAGGAAATCAGCAAAGCTTTTAAACGCGCCCATGAATTAGGGATGGCAACAATTCTCTGGTGTTATCTGCGGAACAACGCTTTTAAACAAGATAAAGATTACCACCTTGCTGCTGACCTCACCGGACAGGCGAATCATTTGGGCGTGACGATTGAAGCTGATATCATCAAACAAAAGTTACCCGAAAATAACAATGGTTATGGTGCAGTTGCCAAAGCCAGTGGTAAGAGTTACGGCAAAACAGATGAGCGCGTTTATACAGAATTGACAACCGATCACCCAATTGATTTAACTCGTTACCAAGTACTAAATTGCTACTCTGGGCGTGTGGGGTTAATTAATTCTGGTGGCGCGACTGGTAAAAATGACTTCGCCGAAGCAGTTCGCACTGCTGTAATTAACAAACGCGCTGGTGGTTCAGGATTAATTTCTGGACGAAAGACCTTCCAGCGTCCCTTTGAGGAAGGTGTGAAGTTATTTCATACCATTCAGGATGTTTACTTATCGCCAGATGTGACGATAGCTTAGGGAGTGTGGGAAGAGGCAGGGGAGCAGGGGAGCAGGGGAACAGGGGAGCAGAGGAACAGGGGAGCAGAGGAGAAGTTACAGTAAGTTTTATCCCCTCTACCCCATGCCCAATGCCCCATCCCCGATTATCCTACTTCAAACCTAAAATATTCAAGACTATGTACAAGCCCCCTGCGTATGTAGCAGAGCCAAGCAATACGCAAACCGGCAGTGTCAGCACCCACGCTAGTAATAAATTTCTAAGGGTGTCCATCTGCAAGCCAGAATGATTCGCCGCCATCGTACCTGCTACACCAGATGACAGGACGTGAGTGGTGCTGACTGGCAGACCAAAGTAATCCGCAGCACCAATAGTTGTCATCGCTACTAACTCGGCGGAAGCTCCTTGAGCATAGGTAAGGTGGTCTTTGCCAATTTTTTCACCCACCGTCACCACGATACGCTTCCAACCAATCATTGTGCCAAGACCCAGTGCAATGGCGACGGCAAATTTTACCCAATTGGGAATGAACTTGGTTACTTTATCCAACTGGCTTTTATAGCTAGAAAGTACCTCTTCTTGTTTAGAATCGGTTAATTTTTTCTGCTTGTCCAGCTTCCCAATTGTTCCAGCTACTAGATACATATCGGTTCGTAATGAGCCAAGTTCATCTTTTGAAAGCTGCTTGAAACTCGTCTTACCACCAAGCTTGTCTCCAATTATCCGACTTTCGGCAGCAAGAGCTGCGAATGTTTTATCGTTGGCTTCGCCAGTTGGCTTGAGGAAGTTGGAAAGCTCATCTGTGATGTTTTGGCCATTTAAGAATGTTCCAGGTACTTGTTGTTGCAGCACTGGAACTACAGAGTTGGATGTAGCAACCAACTGAGCGATCGCTCCGGCATTGGTATCTATATTCAGTGCAAACATACCTGGTAGAATGCCCACTAAGATGAGCATGATCAAACCCATGCCTTTTTGACCATCATTTGAACCGTGGGCGAAGCTCACACCGGTACATGTCAAGATTAACAAAGCACGTATCCAAGGTGGTGGTGCTTTACCATGATCTGGCGCACGGTACAACTCTGGTCGTTTGATCAGTATCTTTGCTAGCAGTAACAGCAGTGCGGCGCAGGTAAATCCAACAATTGGCGAAACCAGTAGCGATGTGAAAACTTCCTGCGCCTTTGACCAATTCACGCCTTCGCCAAAGACATGACCAGAAGATAACATTGAATTTGCTAAACCAACACCCATAATTGAGCCAATCAATGTGTGTGAACTGGATGCAGGTAAGCCCAAGTACCAGGTTCCCAAGTTCCACATGATCGCTGAAATCAAAAGTGCAAAGACCATTGCAAAGCCTGCACTTGAGCCAACATTGAGTACCAACTCAACAGGAAGCAGGGCAATAATGCCAAAAGCAACGGCTCCGGTTGATGTCAGTACACCAATTAGATTCCAACAGCCTGACCAAACAACGGCAATATTTGGCTTTAGGGTGTTAGTATAGATTACTGTGGCAACTGCATTTGCAGTATCATGAAAACCGTTGACAAACTCGAAGCCGAGTGCAAGACCCAGCGCCAAAGCTAGAAATAAGTATTCCATTTAGCACTCCTAGTAAGAGACAAGAATGCAGCCTGACAAAAATAATTTGTGTTGCAAAAAACTATTAAAACTGGGAAAAAACCTAGAGTGATTGCAATTCAGTCAGCTATACAAAAAGTTATGGTTATAAAGACAACCTTTTCCTGAATAGATTCTCTGATTGCATCTGCCATCTCGAAATAAGAATAGGTTCTGATTACAATCGAAGATTAGAATAAATAGGTTAAGAAATAAATAAGAAACAGTAAATAATAAATTAAGGAACTTTAAATCACAGTTGTGGGGAGATGAGGGAGCAGGGGAGAAGAATTAATAACCAATACCCAATGTCCAATGCCCCATCCCACATTGTTATCTAACATTTCTCACTAAGAAATCTGGTTGACCACAACTTTTTCGCGATCGCTTCAAAATCTCGGCGCTACAAATACCAGGTTCACCGTTTTTGGAATAACAAAAGAAGACTTCTTGCAAAAATCTTCCCGAACCAGAACAAAAAGGTGCTACACCATCAGCAGTAATTTTATTATTAGCACTCACAAATAAATTTTTAAAATTTGTAATTGTGGTACGCAAGGGTTTATCAGGACGATTATAAGCTGCGGGAATAGCGATCGCATCTTTTAAATTTTTACTCAATGCCAAGTATTCCGCAGGAGTTTTCCCCGAACAAGTACCATGTTTTTCCCATTCATGATCGCAAAGTTTATTACTAGGATACAAATTGGGAAACCGTTGCTTTACTTCCAACGGTAATTTTTGCGTGGAACAATTAGCAGGATAACCAGTTTGGTACTGTGGCCACAAACCATGTAGTACAAAACCGAGTTTCCTTCCAGAACCGCACTGCTGCCGGTCATGATTACCATTTGTCGCACAATAATCCGGCGACCACGAGAGTGTCAGTACATAAAAATCAAATTTACCCGGAGTACCGCGATTTTGAGCAATGGCAGCATTAGGTATAAAAAGACCAGTAAATAACAGAGAAGATGTAATGAAAAGTTTTTTGAACTGCATATAAATAGTTACTTTACTCTCAAAATAAAGTTATATACGATACATTGTTTAGAGTCAAGAATCAAGAATTCTTCACATTTTTCCAATCCCGAACGAATTTAGAAAAAGCAAATCTCGGTAATGATTCTGGGATATCCTTAGATAAGTGAAAGATTTGCCAAAATATAGTAAGAATGAAGCTGGCAGCAAGAGTAAGTCAGGTAACACCTTCATTAACCTTAGCGATCGCAGCCAAGGCTAAGGCACTGAAGGCGGAAGGAATAGATGTTTGTAGTTTTAGCGCTGGAGAACCAGATTTTGATACCCCAGCGCATATTAAAGCCGCAGCAGTTAAAGCTTTGGATGAAGGCAAAACCAAGTATGGTGCAGCAGCCGGAGAACCAAAGTTAAGGGAAGCGATCGCCCATAAGCTCAAAAATGATAACGGTCTTGATTACAAGTCGGAAAATGTCATCGTCACTAATGGCGGTAAGCATTCTCTGTACAACTTAATGGTGGCGCTAATCGATCCAGGTGATGAGGTAATTATCCCTGCACCCTACTGGCTAAGTTATCCCGAAATGGTGACTTTAGTCGGTGGAGTTTCAGTA
This window contains:
- a CDS encoding M48 family metallopeptidase, whose amino-acid sequence is MLNWDRTLLTTSSLCLLLFSAILPVQAKPVQPKKAAPTATTIYQQAKKELPEDFYTLYRVIDRVARANELDNRPWRVVAVPKYDVNAYASDVNLVAIYDGILDQLAGDSSALACVVAHEMGHHTKRHIAVGEAKKTELIAKIQEEATKEVLGEKEAANQESTAANVGGAVVNRVVGGTFGGLLGSVLGNQGAQRQVESQQRINEIVERKKKELEQRLAEQERQQEFEADEIGYIASVKAGFEPEGCLRVMQVLAQTPGSEFDTTHPAVPKRIEAIKALIIKYPPQTLAKEGEARISKTKPLTYNISKDKTSLRINSVRGGSQADDIERRFGK
- a CDS encoding inorganic phosphate transporter, with amino-acid sequence MEYLFLALALGLALGFEFVNGFHDTANAVATVIYTNTLKPNIAVVWSGCWNLIGVLTSTGAVAFGIIALLPVELVLNVGSSAGFAMVFALLISAIMWNLGTWYLGLPASSSHTLIGSIMGVGLANSMLSSGHVFGEGVNWSKAQEVFTSLLVSPIVGFTCAALLLLLAKILIKRPELYRAPDHGKAPPPWIRALLILTCTGVSFAHGSNDGQKGMGLIMLILVGILPGMFALNIDTNAGAIAQLVATSNSVVPVLQQQVPGTFLNGQNITDELSNFLKPTGEANDKTFAALAAESRIIGDKLGGKTSFKQLSKDELGSLRTDMYLVAGTIGKLDKQKKLTDSKQEEVLSSYKSQLDKVTKFIPNWVKFAVAIALGLGTMIGWKRIVVTVGEKIGKDHLTYAQGASAELVAMTTIGAADYFGLPVSTTHVLSSGVAGTMAANHSGLQMDTLRNLLLAWVLTLPVCVLLGSATYAGGLYIVLNILGLK
- a CDS encoding ribonuclease is translated as MQFKKLFITSSLLFTGLFIPNAAIAQNRGTPGKFDFYVLTLSWSPDYCATNGNHDRQQCGSGRKLGFVLHGLWPQYQTGYPANCSTQKLPLEVKQRFPNLYPSNKLCDHEWEKHGTCSGKTPAEYLALSKNLKDAIAIPAAYNRPDKPLRTTITNFKNLFVSANNKITADGVAPFCSGSGRFLQEVFFCYSKNGEPGICSAEILKRSRKSCGQPDFLVRNVR
- a CDS encoding DUF1622 domain-containing protein, with the protein product MEAFVTNLTTVLATAVDIFTGIIIGIAVLEAVAKILVFFFSRRKKLNEAKEEIRLSLGMWLALSLEFALAADILRSTIAPTWDEIGKLAAIIALRTILNFFLAKEIEQAKNKKNDIKDESF
- a CDS encoding thioredoxin family protein — its product is MSTDSPVDSPDKSESSLGKRLRNFLVVMVAIALSVALVLGLRTETTSATLAKLSDSSTPLEVAVSNGKPSLVEFYADWCTVCQKMAPDITQLETEYADKMNFVMLNVDNTKWLPEMLKYRVDGIPHFVFLSQQGETIAQAIGDQPRTIMASNLKALVTGSSLPYAQASGKVSKFSAPVAPTASQDDPRSHGSQVVN
- a CDS encoding class I fructose-bisphosphate aldolase; its protein translation is MTTTLIESSSIESLLGKEAEDLLTYKAKVSQDLLHLPGPDFVDRIWINSDRNPQVLRNIHLLYSTGRLANTGYLSILPVDQGIEHSAGASFAPNPIYFDPENIVKLAIAADCNAVATTLGTLGIVSRKYAHKIPFIAKINHNELLTFPNQFDQVLFADVEQAWNLGAAAVGATIYFGSDQSTRQIQEISKAFKRAHELGMATILWCYLRNNAFKQDKDYHLAADLTGQANHLGVTIEADIIKQKLPENNNGYGAVAKASGKSYGKTDERVYTELTTDHPIDLTRYQVLNCYSGRVGLINSGGATGKNDFAEAVRTAVINKRAGGSGLISGRKTFQRPFEEGVKLFHTIQDVYLSPDVTIA
- a CDS encoding DUF1622 domain-containing protein, with the translated sequence MNLFNFSVWAVIIQFLGSLVIAAYVFAAILSLILRCNVYQARLIVAEGVVTSLNFMVAATLLKTINLRTWRQILVFSLILLIRIFLKKLFVWEKMQILTIKSRV